A single genomic interval of Bradyrhizobium sp. sBnM-33 harbors:
- a CDS encoding CPBP family intramembrane glutamic endopeptidase, whose product MDSLTTASPAAVPPATSNQRPPRAWKFWGTTLWGLFIFAAVFLGQATVIIYFVLRQGGSFDITEAIRVIGAGLTISLSVILGLPAVLLATWIAIRPTRIPFVDYLALRWTTWRDFFVGLAALAILVGGWDLLSRALGREVTPGFMGEVLKTAQAEGALWLLVIAFAVAAPMWEEIFARGFLYRGWSESRLGVAGAIFLSSLAWTSLHLQYDWFFFGEVFSIGLLLGYLRYRTNSTWLTIVLHGINNLAATIQTFWLAGSN is encoded by the coding sequence ATGGACTCCCTCACCACCGCAAGTCCCGCTGCCGTACCACCTGCGACGTCAAATCAGCGGCCGCCACGCGCCTGGAAATTCTGGGGCACGACGCTGTGGGGCCTGTTCATCTTCGCCGCGGTGTTCCTCGGCCAAGCCACGGTCATCATCTATTTCGTGCTGCGGCAGGGCGGATCGTTCGACATCACTGAGGCGATCCGGGTCATTGGCGCCGGCCTGACCATCTCGCTCTCGGTCATCCTCGGATTGCCTGCCGTGCTGCTGGCGACGTGGATCGCGATCCGCCCGACGCGCATTCCCTTTGTCGATTATCTGGCGCTGCGCTGGACCACATGGCGCGATTTCTTCGTCGGTCTCGCCGCGCTGGCTATTCTCGTCGGCGGCTGGGACCTGCTGTCGCGCGCGCTCGGGCGCGAGGTGACGCCGGGCTTCATGGGCGAGGTTCTGAAAACAGCGCAGGCCGAAGGTGCGCTGTGGCTATTGGTGATCGCGTTCGCCGTCGCGGCACCGATGTGGGAAGAGATCTTCGCGCGCGGGTTTCTCTATCGCGGCTGGTCGGAGTCGCGGCTCGGCGTCGCCGGCGCCATCTTCCTGTCCTCGCTGGCCTGGACTTCGCTGCACCTGCAATACGACTGGTTCTTTTTCGGCGAGGTGTTTTCGATCGGCTTGCTGCTGGGCTATCTGCGCTACCGCACCAATTCGACCTGGCTGACCATCGTCCTGCACGGCATCAACAATCTGGCGGCGACCATCCAGACTTTCTGGCTGGCCGGCTCCAATTAG
- a CDS encoding aspartate carbamoyltransferase catalytic subunit, producing MSPASKSTFVLGHRHLLGIEGLSAADITGLLDLSEEYVELNRQVDKKRTSLRGRTQVNLFFEASTRTQSSFELAGKRLGADVMNMSVSSSSIRKGETLMDTAVTLNAMHPDILVVRHHASGAVELLARKVDGSVINAGDGAHEHPTQALLDALTIRRNKGRLEGLVIAICGDVMHSRVARSNILLLNTMGARVRVVAPSTLLPRGIERMGVEVARDMREGLNGADIVMMLRLQRERMNGSFVPSSGEYFHYFGLDQKKLAYAKPDALVMHPGPMNRGVEIDSIVADGAQSLIREQVEMGVAVRMAVLEALARNLPNA from the coding sequence ATGAGCCCTGCATCGAAATCGACCTTCGTCCTCGGACACCGGCATCTGCTGGGAATCGAGGGGCTTTCCGCTGCCGATATTACAGGCCTGCTCGACCTTTCCGAGGAATATGTCGAGCTCAACCGCCAGGTGGACAAAAAGCGCACCTCCTTGCGCGGTCGCACCCAGGTGAACCTGTTTTTCGAGGCCTCGACCCGAACCCAATCCTCGTTCGAACTGGCGGGGAAACGGCTTGGCGCCGACGTCATGAACATGTCGGTGTCCTCGTCCTCGATCCGCAAGGGCGAGACGCTGATGGATACCGCCGTAACGCTCAACGCCATGCACCCGGATATCCTGGTGGTGCGGCACCACGCCTCCGGGGCGGTGGAACTTCTGGCGCGCAAGGTTGACGGTTCCGTGATCAATGCCGGCGATGGCGCGCACGAACATCCGACCCAGGCGCTGCTGGACGCGCTGACCATCCGCCGGAATAAGGGCCGGCTGGAAGGCCTCGTGATCGCGATCTGCGGCGACGTGATGCACTCCCGCGTGGCACGATCCAATATCCTCCTGCTCAACACCATGGGTGCCCGCGTCCGCGTCGTCGCTCCCTCCACACTGCTGCCGCGCGGCATCGAGCGGATGGGCGTCGAGGTCGCGCGCGACATGCGCGAGGGCCTCAATGGCGCCGATATCGTGATGATGCTGCGGCTGCAGCGCGAGCGCATGAACGGCTCCTTCGTGCCGTCGTCGGGCGAATACTTCCACTATTTCGGCCTCGACCAGAAGAAGCTCGCTTACGCCAAGCCGGACGCGCTGGTGATGCATCCCGGCCCGATGAACCGCGGCGTCGAGATCGACTCGATCGTGGCCGACGGCGCGCAATCGCTGATCCGTGAACAGGTGGAAATGGGAGTGGCAGTGCGGATGGCGGTGCTTGAAGCGCTCGCCCGCAACTTGCCGAACGCGTGA
- a CDS encoding type II toxin-antitoxin system HigA family antitoxin, with protein sequence MATELKPIRTKADYKNALAEVERLWGAKSGTAKGDRLDVLATLIDAYEAKHYPMDPPDPIEAIQFRMEQQGLSRRDLEPLIGTRARVAEVMNRKRSLSIDMIRRLHEQLGISAEILIRPTREEEAA encoded by the coding sequence ATGGCGACTGAGCTTAAACCGATCCGTACCAAGGCGGACTACAAGAACGCACTTGCGGAGGTTGAGCGCCTTTGGGGCGCAAAAAGCGGGACTGCGAAGGGCGACCGGCTCGACGTGCTGGCGACCCTGATCGACGCGTACGAAGCGAAGCACTATCCCATGGATCCGCCAGATCCCATTGAGGCGATCCAGTTTCGGATGGAGCAGCAAGGTTTGAGCCGCCGGGACCTAGAACCTTTGATTGGAACACGCGCGCGTGTAGCGGAGGTCATGAACCGCAAGCGGAGTCTGTCGATCGATATGATCCGTCGTTTGCATGAGCAACTCGGTATTTCCGCCGAGATCCTGATTCGCCCGACCCGCGAGGAAGAGGCGGCCTGA
- the dprA gene encoding DNA-processing protein DprA — translation MHDRTPHTLHLTDAERIDRLRLIRSDNVGPRTFNSLLAHFGNAGAALERLPDLARRGGAARSARICSQEEARTEIAAASKIGVSLVAPGEAAYPPRLATLDDPPPMLGVRGAPDALMRPMIAIVGSRNASGAGLKFAGQLARDLGDAGFVVISGLARGIDQAAHRATIESGTVAALAGGHDRIYPPEHGDLLAALLEHGGAISEMPFGHVPRARDFPRRNRLISGASLGVVVIEAAHRSGSLITARMAAEQGREVFAVPGSPLDPRAAGTNDLIKQGAALVTEASDVINAIQPILERPIMLEAREDDEPLDFDTDPGERERIVALLGPSPVSLDDLIRMSGLSPTIVRTVLLELELAGRLERHGGGLVSLI, via the coding sequence ATGCATGACCGGACACCACATACCCTTCACCTCACCGACGCCGAGCGGATCGACCGGCTGCGCCTGATCCGCAGCGACAATGTCGGCCCGCGCACCTTCAACTCGCTCCTCGCCCATTTCGGCAATGCGGGCGCGGCGCTGGAACGGCTGCCCGATCTGGCGCGGCGTGGCGGTGCTGCGCGTTCAGCGCGCATCTGCAGCCAGGAGGAAGCGCGGACCGAGATCGCGGCAGCGAGCAAGATCGGTGTTTCGCTGGTGGCGCCGGGTGAAGCCGCCTACCCGCCGCGGCTGGCGACGCTCGACGATCCGCCGCCGATGCTCGGCGTGCGCGGCGCGCCCGACGCGTTGATGCGGCCGATGATCGCGATCGTCGGCTCGCGCAATGCTTCCGGCGCCGGGTTGAAATTCGCCGGCCAACTGGCGCGCGATCTCGGCGACGCCGGCTTCGTTGTCATCTCCGGGCTGGCGCGCGGCATCGATCAGGCCGCGCATCGCGCGACGATCGAAAGCGGCACGGTCGCGGCGCTGGCCGGCGGCCACGACCGGATCTATCCACCGGAGCACGGGGATTTGCTGGCCGCCCTGCTCGAGCATGGCGGAGCGATTTCCGAAATGCCGTTCGGCCACGTACCTCGCGCCCGCGATTTTCCCCGGCGCAACCGCCTGATCTCGGGCGCCTCGCTCGGCGTGGTCGTGATCGAAGCCGCGCATCGCTCGGGATCGCTGATCACGGCCCGGATGGCCGCCGAACAGGGCCGCGAAGTGTTCGCGGTGCCCGGCTCGCCGCTCGACCCGCGCGCCGCCGGCACCAACGATCTGATCAAGCAGGGCGCGGCGCTCGTCACCGAAGCCAGCGACGTCATTAACGCTATTCAGCCGATCCTCGAACGGCCAATCATGCTCGAGGCACGCGAGGACGACGAGCCGCTCGACTTCGACACCGATCCAGGCGAACGCGAGCGCATCGTTGCGCTGCTGGGACCGAGCCCGGTCAGCCTCGACGATCTGATCAGGATGTCAGGCCTCTCGCCCACCATCGTCCGTACCGTACTGCTCGAACTCGAACTGGCGGGCCGCCTGGAGCGTCATGGCGGCGGGCTGGTGTCGCTGATTTAG
- a CDS encoding type II toxin-antitoxin system HigB family toxin, with translation MRIIARRTLREFVQGLSGRKDQPAVKAALDAWFDEASKASWKSTADVKRHYATASVVSAERIVFNIKGNDYRLVMAVDFEKEIIWIKWIGTHKAYDKIDVTEVRHGD, from the coding sequence ATGAGGATTATTGCCCGCCGGACATTGCGAGAGTTTGTCCAGGGACTTTCGGGCAGGAAGGATCAGCCGGCCGTCAAAGCGGCGCTGGATGCTTGGTTCGACGAAGCGAGTAAGGCGTCTTGGAAGAGCACGGCCGATGTGAAGCGGCACTATGCTACAGCAAGCGTCGTTAGCGCAGAGCGGATCGTCTTCAACATCAAGGGCAATGACTATCGTCTTGTGATGGCTGTCGATTTCGAAAAGGAGATTATCTGGATCAAATGGATCGGCACCCACAAAGCCTATGACAAAATCGACGTGACCGAGGTGCGACATGGCGACTGA
- the plsY gene encoding glycerol-3-phosphate 1-O-acyltransferase PlsY codes for MSPEVWLPLAFILGYLLGSIPFGVVLTTVAGTQDLRSIGSGNIGATNVLRTGRKGLAAATLIGDMLKGTVAVMIAGYFGGADAAILGALGAFLGHLFPVWLKFNGGKGVATYIGVLIGLFWPAAVMFCLIWLATAVTTRYSSLSALVAAFVTPLFLWWFGHPALASLFVVLTLLLFWKHSENIKRLQAGTEGRIGAR; via the coding sequence ATGTCACCTGAAGTATGGCTGCCGTTGGCATTCATTCTCGGCTATCTGCTGGGCTCGATTCCCTTCGGGGTGGTGCTGACTACAGTCGCCGGCACGCAGGACCTGCGCTCGATCGGCTCTGGCAACATCGGTGCCACCAACGTATTGCGCACCGGGCGCAAGGGCCTCGCCGCTGCGACGCTGATCGGCGATATGCTCAAAGGCACGGTTGCGGTGATGATCGCAGGCTATTTCGGCGGCGCCGATGCGGCGATCCTGGGCGCGCTCGGCGCCTTCCTCGGTCACCTCTTCCCGGTCTGGCTCAAATTCAACGGCGGCAAAGGCGTCGCCACCTATATCGGCGTGCTGATCGGCCTGTTCTGGCCGGCAGCCGTAATGTTTTGCCTGATCTGGTTAGCCACTGCCGTCACCACGCGCTATTCGTCGCTATCGGCACTGGTCGCTGCGTTCGTCACACCGCTGTTCCTGTGGTGGTTTGGCCACCCCGCGCTGGCCTCCCTGTTCGTCGTGCTGACATTGCTGCTGTTCTGGAAGCACAGCGAGAACATCAAGCGGCTGCAGGCCGGGACTGAGGGACGGATCGGGGCGAGGTAG
- a CDS encoding amidase, which translates to MISLAGLQRRIDAGELSPDIAVAQSLEAITAQDKAIGAFVCRTENVRAASAGPLRGIAVGIKDIMDTMDFPTEMGSPIYRGYQPRADAAVVMMLKQAGATIIGKTTTTAFASVDPTPTLNPRNKGHTPGGSSSGSAAAVAAGMIPLALGTQTGGSVIRPASFCGVAAIKPSYRLLPTVGVKCYSWTLDTVGLFAAGVDDVARGLAAMTGRPELLLPPTVRTPCIGVVTQDFAGRPEASGEAALRIATRAVEKAGAQVQALGLPKIVAEAWLAQSVVQEFEAHRALAWEYREHYDKMAPLLRAKLDKSGDITPAAYDEAIGIANRARQTLEKMFDDVDVLLTLSAPGTAPKGLGSTGDARYNRLWTLMGVPCVNVPTLVAEVNLPVGVQVIARHGADAQALAAARFVEEALKRQ; encoded by the coding sequence GTGATCTCGCTCGCCGGCCTTCAGCGCCGCATCGATGCTGGTGAACTTTCACCCGACATCGCCGTCGCCCAGTCGCTGGAAGCGATCACCGCACAGGACAAAGCCATCGGCGCTTTCGTCTGCCGTACCGAAAATGTGCGTGCGGCAAGCGCCGGACCGTTGCGCGGCATTGCGGTCGGCATCAAGGACATCATGGATACGATGGATTTCCCGACCGAGATGGGTTCGCCGATCTATCGGGGATATCAGCCGCGCGCCGATGCGGCCGTGGTGATGATGCTGAAGCAGGCGGGCGCGACCATCATCGGCAAGACCACGACCACCGCATTCGCCTCCGTGGATCCGACGCCGACGCTCAATCCGCGCAACAAGGGTCATACACCCGGCGGATCGTCATCGGGCTCGGCGGCAGCGGTTGCGGCCGGCATGATCCCGCTGGCACTGGGGACGCAAACCGGCGGTTCGGTGATCCGGCCGGCCTCGTTCTGTGGCGTCGCCGCGATCAAGCCGTCTTACCGCTTGCTGCCGACGGTCGGCGTCAAATGCTATTCATGGACGCTCGATACGGTCGGGCTGTTCGCGGCTGGCGTGGATGACGTGGCGCGCGGGCTTGCCGCGATGACGGGCCGGCCCGAATTGCTTCTGCCACCCACAGTTCGAACACCATGCATCGGCGTCGTGACCCAGGACTTCGCCGGTCGGCCGGAAGCGTCAGGCGAGGCGGCGTTGCGCATTGCGACGCGGGCGGTGGAGAAAGCCGGCGCTCAGGTACAAGCATTGGGTTTGCCCAAAATTGTTGCCGAGGCATGGCTGGCGCAATCGGTCGTGCAGGAGTTCGAGGCGCATCGGGCGCTCGCCTGGGAGTATCGTGAACATTACGACAAGATGGCGCCGCTCTTGCGGGCCAAGCTGGACAAGAGCGGGGACATAACACCCGCCGCCTACGACGAGGCGATCGGAATAGCGAACCGTGCCAGACAGACGCTGGAAAAAATGTTCGACGATGTCGACGTGCTGCTGACCTTGTCGGCGCCTGGCACGGCGCCAAAGGGATTGGGTTCGACCGGCGATGCCCGTTATAACCGGCTGTGGACGCTGATGGGCGTGCCCTGCGTCAACGTTCCGACACTTGTGGCGGAAGTCAATTTGCCGGTGGGCGTGCAGGTGATTGCGAGACACGGCGCGGATGCGCAAGCACTGGCGGCGGCGCGGTTTGTGGAGGAGGCGCTCAAGAGGCAATGA
- a CDS encoding AEC family transporter translates to MAVVIAALLPVFLLIVLGFILKRTLIRPEAQWQGLERLTYYVLFPILLVQTLVKADLSTVPVAGVGGALLLSVLLMSLLCLALRPLLARLSVDGPAFTSIFQGATRWQTYVALAVSGSLFGDLGLALASVAMVAIIPLVNVFSVSVLAHYASPEKRSVGTIVATVALNPFIWACVIGLALNVTHIPLPKLWHEVADALGRSSLAIGLLVTGAGLHLEGMFRPSLAASVALFLKLILMPVMAVALALWFGVSGANLAIVTACAAVPTSSSAYVLARQMGGDAPLLAQIITLQTILAAVTMPIAIALAAMC, encoded by the coding sequence ATGGCGGTCGTCATCGCGGCGCTGCTGCCGGTGTTCCTGCTGATCGTGCTCGGCTTCATCCTGAAGCGGACCCTGATCCGGCCCGAGGCGCAATGGCAAGGGCTCGAACGGCTGACCTACTACGTGCTGTTTCCGATCCTGCTGGTACAGACGCTGGTCAAGGCCGACCTGAGCACGGTGCCGGTGGCCGGCGTTGGCGGCGCGCTGCTGCTCTCGGTCCTGCTGATGTCGCTGCTCTGCCTGGCGCTACGGCCCTTGCTGGCGCGCCTGTCAGTCGACGGTCCGGCTTTCACCTCGATTTTCCAGGGCGCTACTCGCTGGCAGACCTACGTCGCGCTCGCCGTATCCGGCAGCCTGTTCGGCGACCTCGGGCTGGCGCTGGCTTCCGTCGCGATGGTCGCCATCATTCCGCTGGTCAACGTGTTCAGCGTTTCCGTGCTCGCCCACTACGCTTCGCCGGAAAAGCGCTCGGTTGGCACCATCGTCGCGACCGTGGCACTCAATCCTTTTATCTGGGCCTGCGTCATCGGGTTGGCGCTCAACGTCACCCACATCCCGCTTCCCAAACTCTGGCACGAGGTGGCCGATGCGCTCGGACGTTCCTCGCTCGCCATCGGCTTGCTGGTGACCGGCGCCGGCCTGCACCTCGAAGGCATGTTCCGGCCGAGCCTCGCCGCGTCAGTCGCGTTGTTCCTTAAGCTGATCCTGATGCCTGTGATGGCGGTCGCGCTGGCGCTCTGGTTCGGAGTTTCGGGTGCGAACCTTGCCATCGTGACGGCCTGCGCCGCGGTGCCCACCTCTTCCTCGGCTTACGTGCTGGCGCGGCAAATGGGCGGCGACGCACCGCTGTTGGCCCAGATCATCACGCTGCAGACCATTCTGGCGGCGGTGACGATGCCGATTGCGATCGCTCTGGCGGCCATGTGCTAA
- a CDS encoding GDCCVxC domain-containing (seleno)protein, which translates to MQLESILTCPRCSHQADEQMPTDACQFFYVCKGCGERLKPLAGDCCVFCSYGSVPCPPVQESGKGACCS; encoded by the coding sequence ATGCAGCTTGAATCCATCCTGACCTGTCCGCGCTGCAGTCATCAAGCCGATGAGCAAATGCCAACGGACGCCTGTCAGTTTTTCTATGTCTGTAAAGGCTGCGGCGAGAGGCTGAAACCGCTGGCGGGCGACTGTTGCGTGTTCTGCTCGTACGGCTCCGTGCCGTGTCCTCCCGTTCAGGAAAGCGGCAAAGGCGCCTGCTGCAGCTAA
- a CDS encoding M15 family metallopeptidase: protein MALAAIFAVGCIASAAAQAPKLPAGFIHLRDADPTIIQDIRYAGSNNFVGRPLRGYEAAECVVKREVGVLLKSVQEELARQNLSLKMFDCYRPARAVADMVAWSRDGRETPAQKRYNPSFSKADLFRLGYIAERSGHSTGAALDVTLVDLKTDNSATFDPNKDYADCIANVNLRAPEGSVDMGTGYDCSDPKSHTSAKSITADQRRWRAKLVQVMARRGFVNYSKEWWHFSLPGAGGQAYVFPITSRK from the coding sequence ATGGCACTCGCGGCGATATTCGCGGTGGGTTGCATCGCAAGCGCCGCCGCGCAGGCGCCAAAATTGCCCGCCGGTTTCATCCATCTGCGCGACGCCGATCCGACCATCATTCAGGATATCCGCTACGCCGGTTCGAACAATTTTGTCGGCCGGCCGCTGCGGGGCTATGAGGCCGCCGAATGCGTGGTGAAGCGCGAGGTCGGTGTGCTCTTGAAGAGTGTTCAGGAAGAACTCGCGCGACAGAACCTGTCGCTGAAGATGTTCGATTGTTACCGCCCGGCGCGCGCGGTGGCCGACATGGTGGCGTGGTCGCGCGATGGCCGCGAAACACCGGCGCAGAAGCGCTACAATCCCTCGTTCAGCAAGGCCGACCTGTTCCGCCTGGGCTATATTGCCGAACGTTCTGGGCATTCGACCGGTGCTGCGCTCGATGTCACATTGGTTGATCTGAAGACCGACAATTCGGCCACCTTCGATCCCAACAAGGACTATGCCGACTGCATCGCCAACGTGAACCTGCGCGCGCCGGAAGGCAGCGTCGACATGGGTACCGGCTATGATTGTTCCGACCCCAAGTCGCACACATCAGCGAAATCCATCACCGCGGATCAGCGCCGCTGGCGCGCGAAGCTGGTTCAGGTGATGGCGCGGCGAGGATTTGTAAACTATTCGAAGGAGTGGTGGCACTTTTCGCTGCCGGGCGCGGGCGGGCAGGCTTATGTTTTCCCGATCACATCGCGGAAATGA
- a CDS encoding acyl-CoA dehydrogenase family protein, whose amino-acid sequence MSQATFSTHEVFNQSPPFEDVDLYVADRPLVDAVAANGGAATEGELSDFGKHWGSAAMAERGRIANENTPKLRTFDARGNRRDEVEFHPAYHELMAHSAHAGVHNSTWTAEGKPAGGASEAVRAAKFYMAAQVETGHLCPITMTRASVAALAEQPDLLEKVMPVLGTRSYDPAFAPWWTKRGMTLGMGMTEKQGGTDVRSNMTRAERDGSAYRITGHKWFMSAPMCDAFLVLAQAEQGLTCFFMPRFTPDGSVNAIRFQRLKDKLGNRSNASSEVEFHGAYAERVGAEGKGVRTIIQMVQLTRQDCAIASAGLMRSGLAHALHHARHRSVFQKHLADQPLMQAVLSDMALHVEATVALVMRLCRSFDRAPLDAKEAAYMRLLTPAIKYWVCKSAPGFLYEAMECLGGNGYVEEGILARHYRESPVNAIWEGSGNVMCLDVLRALSREPEAASNIVHELTGETLGVPGASEATAFIGKAFHRLDSERVARLAVEKLALLAAAAALNAVSPHHAELFAATRLGGNHGGMYGAVDLDSGDIRGLLARALP is encoded by the coding sequence ATGAGCCAGGCAACATTTTCGACCCACGAAGTCTTCAACCAGTCGCCGCCGTTCGAGGATGTCGATCTATACGTGGCCGACCGGCCGCTGGTCGATGCAGTCGCCGCCAATGGCGGCGCTGCGACAGAGGGCGAACTATCCGACTTCGGCAAGCATTGGGGTTCCGCGGCGATGGCGGAGCGCGGCCGCATCGCCAACGAGAATACGCCCAAGCTGCGCACCTTCGATGCACGCGGCAATCGCCGCGACGAGGTCGAGTTTCATCCCGCCTATCACGAATTGATGGCGCATAGTGCGCATGCCGGCGTGCACAATTCGACTTGGACCGCCGAAGGCAAACCAGCCGGCGGTGCGTCCGAAGCCGTGCGCGCAGCAAAATTCTACATGGCCGCGCAGGTCGAGACCGGGCATCTCTGCCCGATCACCATGACGCGGGCCTCTGTTGCTGCGCTGGCGGAACAGCCTGACCTATTGGAGAAGGTGATGCCGGTGCTCGGTACACGGTCTTACGATCCGGCGTTTGCGCCGTGGTGGACCAAGCGTGGCATGACGCTCGGCATGGGCATGACCGAGAAGCAGGGCGGCACCGACGTCCGTTCCAACATGACACGGGCGGAGCGCGACGGCAGCGCCTACCGCATCACCGGCCACAAATGGTTCATGTCGGCGCCGATGTGCGACGCCTTCCTGGTGCTGGCCCAGGCCGAGCAGGGATTGACCTGCTTCTTCATGCCGCGCTTTACGCCCGACGGGTCCGTCAACGCGATCCGGTTCCAGCGGCTGAAGGACAAGCTTGGCAACCGCTCCAATGCTTCCTCCGAGGTCGAGTTTCATGGCGCCTATGCCGAGCGCGTCGGCGCCGAAGGCAAGGGCGTCCGCACCATCATCCAGATGGTGCAGTTGACGCGGCAGGATTGTGCGATCGCCTCCGCCGGGCTGATGCGATCGGGCCTGGCGCATGCGCTGCATCACGCCAGGCATCGCAGCGTATTCCAAAAGCATCTCGCCGATCAGCCGCTGATGCAGGCGGTGCTCTCGGACATGGCGCTGCATGTCGAGGCTACCGTCGCGCTGGTGATGCGGCTATGCCGTTCGTTCGACCGCGCCCCCCTTGACGCCAAGGAAGCCGCCTATATGCGTCTGCTGACGCCAGCGATCAAATACTGGGTATGCAAGAGCGCGCCGGGCTTTCTCTATGAAGCGATGGAATGCCTTGGCGGCAATGGTTACGTGGAGGAGGGCATTCTGGCGCGGCATTACCGGGAATCACCGGTCAATGCGATCTGGGAAGGCTCCGGAAACGTGATGTGTCTCGACGTGCTGCGCGCGCTGTCGCGCGAGCCCGAAGCCGCGTCCAACATCGTGCATGAACTGACCGGCGAGACGCTCGGAGTGCCGGGCGCGAGTGAGGCAACCGCATTCATCGGCAAGGCGTTCCACCGGCTGGACAGCGAGCGTGTGGCGCGGCTGGCGGTCGAAAAACTGGCGCTGCTGGCGGCTGCTGCCGCGCTCAATGCCGTGTCGCCGCACCATGCCGAGTTGTTCGCGGCCACGCGCCTCGGTGGCAATCACGGCGGCATGTATGGCGCGGTCGATCTGGATAGCGGCGACATCCGCGGCCTTCTGGCGCGCGCACTGCCGTGA
- a CDS encoding dihydroorotase — protein MLTDRRPILLANARVVDPSRDFDGLGDVLIADGTIRDSRRGIGAAGVPEGTDIINCVGKIVAPGLIDMRAFVGEPGASHRETFASASLAAAAGGITTIICQPDTSPVIDNSATVDFVLRRARDTAIVSIHPMAALTKGLLGQEMTEIGLLKAAGAVAFTDGDKSVTNAQVMRRALTYARDFDALIVHHTEDPNLVGEGVMNEGEFAARLGLAGIPNAAEAVMLERDMRLVALTGGRYHAASLSSIESLEILKRARDAGLDVSASVSINHVTLNENDIGPYRTFLKLSPPLRTEEDRLALVAALASGLVDVVMSDHNPQDVEVKRLPFAEAASGAVGLQTMLPAALRLIHNGEMDFKTLIRAMSTRPAELLGLPGGSLRAGSPADVIVIDPDTPWVLDPADLKSQCKNTPFDEARFSGRVVRTIVGGRTVYEHV, from the coding sequence ATGCTGACCGACCGCCGCCCGATCCTGCTCGCCAATGCCCGCGTCGTCGATCCCTCAAGGGACTTTGACGGCCTGGGCGACGTCCTGATTGCCGACGGAACTATACGTGACTCCAGACGCGGCATCGGCGCCGCCGGCGTGCCTGAAGGCACCGACATCATCAATTGCGTCGGCAAGATCGTCGCCCCCGGGCTGATCGACATGCGCGCCTTTGTCGGCGAACCCGGCGCCAGCCACCGCGAGACTTTTGCGTCCGCAAGCCTTGCGGCGGCTGCCGGCGGCATCACCACGATCATCTGCCAGCCGGATACCTCGCCGGTCATCGATAATTCGGCGACTGTCGATTTCGTGCTGCGCCGCGCCCGCGACACCGCGATCGTCAGTATCCACCCGATGGCGGCTTTGACGAAGGGCCTGCTCGGCCAGGAAATGACCGAGATCGGCCTCTTGAAGGCCGCCGGCGCCGTCGCCTTCACCGACGGCGACAAGAGCGTGACCAATGCGCAGGTGATGCGGCGGGCGCTGACCTATGCGCGGGACTTCGACGCACTCATCGTGCATCACACCGAAGATCCCAACCTAGTCGGCGAAGGCGTGATGAACGAGGGCGAGTTCGCCGCCCGGCTTGGACTCGCCGGCATTCCCAACGCCGCCGAAGCCGTGATGCTGGAGCGCGATATGCGGCTCGTCGCGCTGACCGGCGGGCGCTATCACGCGGCCTCGCTATCGTCGATCGAGTCGCTGGAAATCCTCAAGCGCGCACGCGACGCCGGCCTCGACGTCAGCGCTTCCGTGTCGATCAACCACGTTACGCTCAACGAAAACGACATCGGTCCCTACCGCACCTTCCTGAAACTGTCGCCGCCGCTGCGTACCGAGGAGGACCGCCTCGCGCTGGTCGCAGCCCTCGCCTCCGGTTTGGTGGATGTCGTGATGTCCGATCACAATCCGCAGGACGTCGAGGTGAAACGGCTGCCGTTCGCGGAAGCGGCGTCCGGCGCGGTCGGGCTGCAGACCATGCTGCCGGCGGCGCTGCGGCTGATCCACAACGGCGAGATGGACTTCAAGACGCTGATCCGGGCGATGTCGACCCGCCCTGCGGAGCTTCTCGGCCTGCCCGGCGGCTCGCTGCGGGCGGGTTCCCCGGCCGACGTGATCGTCATCGACCCCGATACGCCTTGGGTGCTCGATCCCGCCGACCTCAAATCGCAATGCAAGAACACGCCGTTCGACGAAGCCCGCTTCTCGGGACGCGTCGTGCGTACTATCGTGGGTGGGCGGACAGTTTATGAACACGTCTGA